One genomic region from Rhizomicrobium palustre encodes:
- the tehA gene encoding dicarboxylate transporter/tellurite-resistance protein TehA, producing the protein MKLVPAAFFGMVLGLSGIGQSWRLAAKLWQTPPLIGEIILGVAGAVWASLLLLYLVQAIRAPKIALAEIRHPVQGAMPALIGISTLLMVMAVVRYNLIAAWILAAVGVTWHMGFALYQTGAMWQGGRAAKDSVPSLYLPTVAGNFTSAAALGALGHADWGWLFLGAGVFSWLALESSIVQRLWQPEPLPASQRPLLGIQFAPPVVCAMAWLMLAPGSTDHWLLMLLGYGLFQLLLGLRLWFWLGEQSFAPSYWAYTFGIASTTVATLKLAISGISAAQILAPVIFLAANLFIGTLAVRTAYLAIRGRLFPAA; encoded by the coding sequence ATGAAGCTCGTCCCCGCCGCGTTTTTCGGCATGGTCTTGGGTCTTTCCGGGATCGGCCAATCCTGGCGGTTGGCTGCTAAGCTCTGGCAGACCCCACCCCTGATCGGAGAAATTATCTTAGGGGTTGCGGGGGCGGTTTGGGCCAGTCTACTTCTACTGTACCTTGTTCAAGCTATTCGTGCACCTAAAATCGCGCTCGCTGAAATCCGCCATCCGGTGCAAGGCGCCATGCCCGCGCTCATCGGCATCTCCACGCTTTTGATGGTGATGGCAGTGGTGCGCTACAACCTCATTGCCGCCTGGATTTTGGCCGCGGTTGGTGTCACCTGGCACATGGGCTTCGCGCTCTATCAAACCGGAGCCATGTGGCAGGGCGGGCGGGCCGCGAAGGATAGTGTGCCGAGCCTGTACCTTCCGACCGTAGCGGGCAATTTCACCAGCGCGGCAGCGCTTGGTGCGCTTGGTCACGCCGATTGGGGCTGGCTGTTCTTAGGCGCGGGCGTCTTTTCCTGGCTGGCGCTGGAATCTTCCATTGTGCAGCGTTTGTGGCAGCCAGAACCATTGCCCGCGTCGCAGCGCCCTTTGCTGGGCATCCAATTCGCCCCGCCTGTCGTCTGCGCTATGGCTTGGCTGATGCTGGCGCCGGGCTCCACCGATCATTGGCTTTTGATGCTGCTCGGCTACGGCCTGTTCCAGCTGCTCTTGGGCTTGCGCTTATGGTTCTGGCTCGGCGAGCAGAGCTTCGCGCCGTCCTATTGGGCCTATACTTTCGGCATCGCCTCCACCACGGTCGCCACTTTGAAGCTTGCGATTTCAGGCATCAGCGCGGCGCAAATTCTCGCGCCGGTGATTTTCCTCGCCGCCAATCTCTTCATCGGCACGCTGGCAGTGCGCACCGCGTATCTTGCGATCCGCGGCAGGCTTTTTCCCGCCGCTTAA
- a CDS encoding CocE/NonD family hydrolase, with protein sequence MRFSVAAALTALLMAAPIFAGPVTADMVQRGSDIAAKWKDTHPGYDYERREVMIPMRDGVKLFTVILIPKGASGLPILLERTPYNAGGFDDDKPHLRDALRPSKREFVDDGYIIVNQDVRGKHRSEGAYVMTRPPRGPLNPTKTDDTTDAYDTIAWLVKNVPGTNGRVGMVGSSYDGWAVAMALLGPHPALKAAVPESPMIDGWMGDDWYHYGAFRQLGMDYFSGQMARTGSGPRIPRPGADDYQNFLELGSAGAYAERYGFDQLPWWKRFAAHPDYDAFWQLQALDRIVPQHPSDVPTMWLQGLWDQEDMYGAIHTWEALKASGHGANNHLVMGPWYHSQINRAAENLGPLKWKGDTAADFRHDVMLPFFNTYLKDRKPAQPLPEAMIFNAADKRWESFSDWPIAEKQVLKPLYLQQDFALGFEKPKAGEDKYVSDPAKPVPFLTPPVDGADHDRWTTWLVQDQRNISTRTDVLSYQSPVLTEEVRVQGAPIADLFIKTNGSDGDFVVKIIDVYPPSYAEQPELGGYQLPISLDIFRGRYRNSFEKPEAFEPGKTAEIKFRLPTMNYVFKPGHRIMVQVQSSLFPLYDRNPQSFVPNILFAKPADFKPATISILRAAPEGSSAVLLPVVK encoded by the coding sequence ATGCGTTTTTCTGTTGCCGCCGCGCTTACCGCGCTTCTTATGGCTGCGCCCATTTTTGCAGGCCCAGTCACTGCGGACATGGTGCAAAGAGGCTCCGACATCGCCGCGAAATGGAAAGACACCCATCCCGGCTATGATTACGAACGCCGCGAGGTGATGATCCCGATGCGCGACGGGGTGAAGCTCTTCACCGTCATCCTGATCCCCAAAGGTGCCTCTGGCCTGCCGATCCTGCTCGAACGCACGCCCTATAACGCTGGCGGGTTTGACGATGACAAGCCGCATCTGCGCGATGCTCTGCGCCCCTCCAAGCGCGAATTCGTGGACGACGGTTATATCATCGTGAACCAGGATGTTCGCGGCAAGCATCGCTCCGAAGGGGCCTATGTGATGACGCGCCCGCCGCGCGGCCCCTTAAATCCCACGAAAACCGACGACACCACCGACGCCTATGACACCATTGCGTGGCTGGTGAAAAACGTGCCGGGCACCAACGGCCGGGTCGGCATGGTCGGCTCGTCTTATGATGGCTGGGCGGTGGCCATGGCGCTGCTGGGCCCGCATCCGGCGTTGAAGGCGGCGGTTCCCGAAAGCCCGATGATTGACGGCTGGATGGGCGATGATTGGTATCATTACGGTGCCTTCCGCCAGCTTGGCATGGATTATTTCTCCGGCCAGATGGCGCGCACCGGAAGTGGCCCCAGGATTCCTCGTCCCGGTGCGGACGATTACCAGAACTTCCTCGAGCTAGGTTCAGCGGGCGCTTATGCGGAGCGCTATGGCTTCGACCAATTGCCATGGTGGAAACGCTTCGCGGCGCATCCCGATTATGATGCCTTCTGGCAGTTGCAGGCGCTGGACAGGATTGTGCCGCAGCATCCTTCGGACGTGCCGACCATGTGGTTGCAAGGCCTGTGGGATCAGGAAGATATGTATGGCGCGATCCACACCTGGGAAGCATTGAAAGCCTCTGGACACGGCGCCAATAATCACCTCGTCATGGGCCCCTGGTATCACAGCCAGATCAACCGTGCGGCCGAAAATCTTGGTCCTTTGAAATGGAAGGGCGATACCGCCGCCGATTTCCGCCATGACGTGATGCTTCCCTTCTTCAACACCTATTTGAAGGACAGGAAGCCTGCACAGCCTTTGCCGGAAGCGATGATCTTCAATGCCGCCGATAAGCGCTGGGAGAGTTTTTCCGATTGGCCCATCGCCGAAAAGCAGGTGTTAAAGCCGCTCTACCTCCAGCAGGATTTCGCGCTCGGTTTTGAGAAACCGAAAGCGGGCGAGGACAAATATGTCTCCGATCCGGCCAAGCCCGTGCCCTTCCTCACGCCGCCAGTCGATGGCGCCGATCACGACCGATGGACGACCTGGCTGGTGCAGGATCAGCGCAATATTTCTACCCGCACCGATGTGCTCTCCTATCAAAGCCCGGTTTTGACGGAAGAGGTGCGCGTGCAGGGCGCGCCGATCGCTGATCTCTTTATCAAGACCAATGGCAGCGATGGCGATTTCGTGGTGAAGATCATCGACGTTTATCCGCCGAGCTATGCCGAACAACCCGAACTTGGCGGCTATCAACTGCCCATCAGTCTGGATATTTTCCGTGGTCGTTACCGCAACAGCTTCGAAAAACCGGAAGCTTTCGAGCCGGGCAAGACAGCGGAGATCAAGTTTCGCTTACCGACGATGAATTACGTTTTCAAGCCGGGCCATCGCATTATGGTGCAGGTGCAGTCGAGCCTGTTTCCACTTTATGACCGCAACCCGCAAAGCTTTGTGCCGAACATTTTGTTTGCGAAGCCCGCGGATTTCAAACCCGCAACCATCTCGATCTTGCGCGCCGCCCCAGAAGGTTCCAGCGCAGTGCTTTTGCCGGTGGTGAAATAA
- a CDS encoding LysR family transcriptional regulator translates to MRNSELTDLAAFVLVAEHLSFRAAADKLAVTPSALSHRLRQLEQTLGVRLLNRTTRSVSPTDAGRKLLEQLAPALEQISGAVDSLQHVRSQPAGKLTIHSVPMITEIVIAPIWRKYLQLYPDVQLEIGGTQEMIDIVAHGYDAGIGPREFVALDMTAVRVTPTLQTVVVGSPSYFARHPMPKTPQDLLQHNCIQNRLRASQALLPWTFISKRTSQRSGQTPTRSLIGKAGVVPVTGNIIVDDIDIALRAAVDGVGLAYTLETSAELFIRSGHVVPVLEGWSPAFEGMYLYYPGKRQVPPALRALIDMVKTTQTSAGHAGEELPFIELLPGRAHGRSEGARRKTKLAQ, encoded by the coding sequence ATGCGCAACAGTGAACTGACCGATCTCGCAGCTTTTGTTCTGGTAGCTGAGCATCTTAGCTTTCGCGCTGCCGCCGATAAGCTGGCCGTTACGCCCTCGGCTTTAAGCCACCGTTTGCGCCAGCTCGAACAAACGCTAGGCGTGCGTCTGCTCAATCGCACCACGCGCAGCGTGTCCCCGACGGATGCCGGCCGTAAATTGCTGGAGCAGCTCGCGCCCGCGCTCGAGCAGATTTCCGGCGCGGTGGACAGCCTGCAGCATGTGCGCAGCCAGCCTGCGGGCAAGCTCACCATCCATTCCGTGCCGATGATCACGGAAATCGTCATCGCACCGATTTGGCGCAAATATCTGCAGCTCTATCCTGATGTGCAGCTCGAGATTGGCGGTACGCAAGAGATGATCGACATTGTGGCGCATGGCTATGATGCGGGCATCGGACCGCGCGAATTCGTGGCCCTCGATATGACCGCTGTGCGCGTCACGCCGACATTGCAGACGGTAGTGGTTGGCTCGCCATCTTATTTTGCGCGCCATCCCATGCCGAAAACGCCGCAAGATTTACTGCAGCATAACTGCATTCAGAACCGCCTCCGGGCGAGCCAGGCCTTGCTTCCATGGACCTTCATCTCCAAGCGCACCAGCCAAAGATCAGGGCAGACGCCTACAAGGTCCTTGATTGGCAAGGCGGGCGTGGTGCCTGTAACTGGTAATATCATCGTGGATGATATCGATATTGCTTTGCGTGCTGCCGTCGACGGGGTCGGGCTTGCTTATACGCTCGAAACTTCGGCCGAACTCTTCATCCGCTCTGGTCATGTGGTGCCTGTTTTGGAAGGCTGGTCGCCCGCCTTCGAAGGTATGTATCTATATTATCCCGGCAAGCGTCAGGTGCCGCCCGCCTTGCGCGCACTGATCGACATGGTGAAGACGACCCAGACATCCGCTGGGCATGCAGGCGAAGAATTGCCTTTCATCGAACTTTTGCCGGGCCGGGCGCATGGTCGCTCCGAAGGCGCACGGCGCAAGACGAAGCTTGCGCAATAG
- a CDS encoding efflux transporter outer membrane subunit yields the protein MTAETQSPPFPPRSAKFLKGTVCALALVALAGCAPDLGPMAAPDDSSTLETSKSFAAPTIAWPSEDWWTAYNDPQLNTLVNDALQGSPDLKIAAARLKQAAAMGDVAEADLYPTISADASAKETEQSKNQGFPKSFKPLMPSGWHHSGSVTASISYELDFFGKNRANFAAALSDVQAAKADEAAARLSLSTGVVQAYAQLMQLFADKKTAERALQIREQSASLVEQRWKAQLDDESSYSQAQAQLKNARLQVKEMDRLIALTRNQIAALLGKGPDRGLSIQPTDKAYLGSVGLPEKLSADLIGRRPDIVAARYNVEAKSSRIDAANANFYPDINLVGTYGLQTFDLKYLAQASSEMGSFGPAIHLPIFDYGRNTGIYRGARAQYDEAVALYDKTLVTALRDVADAYGNRKSLDGELADARGAEKDAANSYRLVKARYTSGLVRYIDVLTVENQLLQAQRAVTDLDSQAFIYDVALVRALGGGYAAKR from the coding sequence ATGACCGCCGAAACCCAATCCCCTCCTTTTCCGCCGCGCAGCGCTAAATTCCTGAAAGGCACGGTATGTGCCCTGGCTTTAGTGGCTCTGGCCGGCTGCGCACCGGATCTCGGCCCGATGGCCGCGCCCGACGATTCCTCCACCCTCGAGACCAGCAAAAGCTTCGCCGCGCCCACTATCGCCTGGCCGAGCGAAGACTGGTGGACCGCCTATAACGATCCCCAGCTGAACACGCTGGTGAACGACGCTTTGCAGGGCTCGCCCGATCTGAAGATCGCGGCCGCGCGCCTGAAACAAGCCGCCGCCATGGGCGATGTCGCGGAGGCGGATCTTTATCCGACCATCTCTGCAGATGCTTCGGCCAAAGAGACCGAGCAATCCAAGAACCAGGGCTTTCCCAAAAGCTTTAAGCCGTTGATGCCGAGCGGCTGGCACCATTCGGGTTCGGTGACCGCGAGCATTTCTTATGAACTCGATTTCTTCGGTAAGAACCGGGCGAATTTCGCCGCGGCGCTTTCCGATGTGCAGGCCGCAAAGGCCGATGAAGCCGCAGCGCGCTTAAGCCTCTCCACGGGCGTGGTGCAGGCCTATGCCCAGCTGATGCAGCTTTTCGCGGATAAGAAAACCGCCGAGCGCGCGCTGCAAATTCGCGAGCAGAGCGCAAGCCTTGTCGAGCAGCGCTGGAAGGCACAGCTCGATGATGAATCCTCCTATTCCCAGGCTCAGGCGCAGCTGAAAAATGCGCGTCTGCAGGTGAAGGAAATGGACCGGCTGATCGCGCTGACCCGCAATCAGATCGCCGCCCTTCTGGGGAAGGGCCCGGATCGCGGTCTTTCTATTCAGCCCACGGACAAAGCCTATCTCGGCAGCGTAGGCCTGCCGGAAAAACTCTCTGCAGATCTGATCGGACGCCGGCCTGATATCGTGGCGGCACGCTATAATGTCGAGGCCAAGAGCTCGCGGATCGATGCGGCCAACGCCAATTTCTATCCCGATATCAATCTTGTCGGCACCTATGGGCTGCAGACCTTCGATCTGAAATATCTCGCGCAAGCTTCATCCGAGATGGGATCTTTCGGCCCCGCCATTCATCTGCCGATCTTCGATTACGGCCGCAATACCGGCATCTATCGCGGCGCCCGCGCCCAATACGATGAAGCGGTCGCGCTCTATGACAAGACGCTGGTCACCGCCTTGCGCGATGTTGCCGACGCCTATGGCAATCGCAAATCGCTGGACGGCGAGCTTGCCGATGCACGCGGCGCGGAGAAAGACGCCGCCAATTCCTATCGCCTGGTGAAGGCGCGCTATACCAGCGGCCTGGTGCGCTACATCGATGTT